One region of Arvicola amphibius chromosome 3, mArvAmp1.2, whole genome shotgun sequence genomic DNA includes:
- the Exph5 gene encoding exophilin-5 isoform X1 — MTKVPQGFDFSFLNEEEARKILQVLERNEELRRAEKDRISKLQKTKRDIRWLQGATGEWFEEIQRKKFCNETDVSQMLKLPLTYRLRKGMAKNDSLELQTSRSKNLTNQKPSVSSRMSIRSSFASLFSFRRSGKETLKLQSQRPKGCDDRVAPPVSVRDTTAVVSGESKAKIYNSPVGNQPVASVFVPKPAIMREESGIPPPWDSSLLETELFQVLDDLDSKLAQEQSAGSVNTRVPFNYGSRTQFKHSHLSRNEHCHSAGRHQNYHSETSNMSIYDILRPGTPREGFKTFSPRTKTIYDMYRTREPRVLKEDFMQKNTFGSTSLCFDSRQRSASPAAGRFTARSLHFPDATQNKNSFTPVRHQQSPKRTPLSSIIWNRSDSSRHRLNPEESRAPSPMDIEPADQYVALRCSQESRRHELYHSQSAYRSIPLKASMGNAMSPDTLENSENVPLYQQNNPLARSFFSSTFRQSGEQRFGQNSFWSQQEEYSFWSDIHQSRKPFLPDGDFEMISVEVNRAPSVSSHRVQSPPWKPHSPGYGTYVFRGQEDPHCWRSELQTSSLESMDTSHVHENQFPPQFFTLDGFSMTDPSCHIQSSGLDCQQGHCPVDVAVDEESHLFGKAQTLKSSFRTSFPLLPDDRRDSQSPSFQNSTVTLEKMVPNKPDPLPVRNCTEVAVSGSRSTESLALTETQPNIPATEMNTEKDMNESIPDGEQLNKMGQKNKASGLPQPHSQTTISNDLPDSQNAHSQDLTESDRFVFNESTRVGPITSPRVFSRKGTPQMHTSQRDKAKDLDKDRGFPRNRKLDSAASPTSIQEHGKSPSLPSPNQSCHQTTGSNEDSPGIIKNSHWCFEPTATQKAESPEQPAVLDLEQQRPSTHPTNGSKLAANHSISHEALDVSSGVPQDSLPLSDSFLDALFIPSTTALSRRLSDQDPSQEESEEKDKAAKNQNPLAVNSTDSQESHDGPALPHDAVHCHPYSPFRNGRGIGQVRRHVSYIEELAKTENRAAPRSEGRSLSGDQSSVKAPELSTVYCTLPRKPASFLIHSRQQERKIAGASIRNGPLPFQMKNKVGFPTGESTSDKPSSPKSVSDASNSIVGMPEATKKMTDRKAIRSASVRKGPLPFLIKRAVSCPSGEPCTLTDSGERAKSPVLDVDAPAAMPRPRGRVFSSLEGDPSSPESTFCERHNRKEPDQDNPRKDDEAPAPGMSSLTLSNQTPKPLSADASGKEGGKALHKFKTTSMFSVSGDEENVNCLEVVSVYYTLPRKPSKTFCSLLQQYAQGTDSLRDAFQGETKALPSALESDGPSHPAQVQSGIPPLQDLRKQADPAPCCLSHSNGKKAVSQLPHREASESSLEEMASVGPDDSLHKGEPKTKEISPGSLAKTATDDSLSRRKRGGALPRQIVQSLLLPQEKSAGEDNAKNLQPSKGGDSALPGLPGHSEGNVENFQTRRNSGAGGIATRSIGSGWYPQRDHMTVVVNDSSSGSQPREARGTTGDCQNLTDKKLPDSESQVFALTPASHKPQLTEEAQSGGTDQQSEPRWAGSQETNTAEVRKVKDETQKLAWDQTLLPGGNKTNTGVLETKENRYSVKHGLAAMSKASRKIPAKEMSPRRHIATIFSQSESQPGFRGLSLCRSADSPLSPEPIVKSPESTDESRLMNVDASETPLQATAVPYPEPPCQHYSQRPANISQPHRDESNSALETPSKNEDSKGQISGQSGAPAQLTLTSPRERSANPQQRLSPPLPLESAQKSTVKRSHCQLRHWSAPSPEPEPEPHLYRSKSLKNVNVRGDRLCTSHPPKARGRHFSENTSFDNAFSQLSLEDDSSPSRAYSRRFKSFSELPTSDEGESWALYNNRTRSGPKSTSSISRPIDYGIFGKEQQLAFLENVKRSLTQGRLWKPSFLKNPGFLKDDVLHASKLSQSKLLDSGGGSPEDGLFPSEPLNIYEEDPVDSDWDTDTTTDDEYYLDENDKESEL; from the exons GTGTGATGACCGTGTGGCGCCTCCTGTGTCTGTGAGGGACACAACTGCCGTAGTATCCGGGGAATCAAAG GCAAAAATATACAATTCACCAGTTGGAAATCAGCCAGTTGCCAGTGTGTTTGTCCCTAAGCCAGCCATCATGAGGGAGGAGAGTGGCATACCTCCACCCTGGGATTCTTCCCTGCTGGAGACTGAGCTTTTTCAAG TTTTAGATGATTTGGATAGCAAGCTGGCCCAGGAACAATCTGCTGGCTCAGTGAATACCAGAGTACCATTCAACTACGGATCAAGAACCCAGTTCAAACATTCTCACTTGAGCAGGAACGAGCATTGTCACAGCGCAGGAAGGCACCAAAACTACCACAGTGAAACTTCCAATATGTCCATCTATGACATCCTGAGACCAGGAACTCCTAGAGAAGGTTTCAAAACCTTTTCTCCTAGGACAAAGACAATTTATGACATGTACAGGACCAGGGAGCCCCGAGTCTTAAAAGAGGACTTCATGCAAAAGAACACATTTGGTAGCACATCACTATGCTTCGACAGCCGGCAGCGGTCAGCTTCCCCCGCTGCAGGGCGTTTCACTGCCAGGAGTTTACACTTTCCAGACGCTACTCAAAACAAGAACAGTTTTACACCAGTAAGGCACCAGCAAAGCCCCAAAAGAACTCCTTTGTCATCCATCATATGGAATAGGTCAGATTCTTCCAGACACAGACTGAATCCGGAGGAGTCCAGGGCACCGTCGCCAATGGACATCGAGCCTGCTGACCAGTACGTGGCTCTGAGGTGTTCTCAGGAGAGTAGGAGGCACGAGTTGTACCATTCACAGAGCGCTTACCGAAGCATCCCTCTAAAAGCCTCCATGGGTAACGCAATGAGTCCTGACACATTGGAGAACTCAGAGAATGTGCCACTCTACCAGCAGAATAACCCACTCGCAAGGTCTTTCTTCAGCAGTACCTTCCGACAGAGTGGAGAACAGAGATTTGGACAGAATTCCTTTTGGAGCCAACAGGAGGAATATTCTTTCTGGTCTGACATACACCAGAGCAGGAAGCCGTTCCTTCCAGACGGGGACTTTGAAATGATTTCTGTTGAGGTAAACAGGGCACCATCTGTTTCCAGCCACCGTGTCCAATCTCCACCCTGGAAGCCACATTCTCCTGGCTATGGAACATATGTCTTCAGAGGTCAAGAGGATCCGCATTGCTGGAGATCTGAGCTTCAAACGTCTTCACTGGAGAGCATGGACACATCGCATGTCCATGAGAACCAATTTCCACCCCAGTTTTTCACACTGGATGGTTTTTCCATGACTGATCCAAGCTGCCATATCCAATCTTCCGGCCTGGACTGTCAGCAAGGCCACTGTCCTGTAGACGTAGCTGTGGATGAGGAGTCTCATTTGTTTGGCAAGGCTCAGACTCTAAAGTCCTCATTCAGAACTTCCTTCCCCCTGCTTCCTGATGACAGAAGGGATTCTCAGAGTCCCAGCTTCCAGAATTCCACagttactttggagaaaatgGTCCCTAATAAGCCAGACCCTCTTCCAGTAAGAAACTGTACAGAAGTCGCTGTGTCTGGTAGCCGTTCGACTGAATCGCTGGCTCTTACCGAAACCCAACCTAACATCCCAGCCACAGAAATGAACACTGAGAAAGACATGAATGAATCTATTCCAGACGGTGAACAGCTAAACAAGATGGGCCAGAAAAACAAGGCAAGTGGGTTACCCCAACCTCATTCACAGACAACAATCTCTAATGATTTACCTGATTCTCAAAATGCCCACTCCCAAGACTTAACCGAAAGCGACAGGTTTGTCTTTAATGAATCTACCAGAGTAGGTCCCATAACGTCGCCCAGGGTCTTTTCCAGAAAAGGCACTCCCCAAATGCACACGTCACAAAGAGATAAAGCCAAAGACTTGGACAAAGATCGAGGTTTTCCTAGAAACAGGAAACTTGACTCAGCGGCCTCCCCGACTTCCATCCAAGAACATGGAAAGTCGCCGTCTCTTCCCAGCCCAAATCAAAGCTGTcaccagacaacaggaagtaatgaAGACAGCCCAGGCATCATTAAAAATAGCCACTGGTGCTTTGAACCCACGGCTACCCAAAAGGCAGAGTCCCCAGAGCAGCCTGCTGTTCTAGATCTTGAGCAACAACGTCCTTCCACTCATCCTACCAATGGCAGCAAGCTGGCCGCCAACCACAGTATCTCACATGAAGCTTTGGATGTGTCCTCCGGTGTACCCCAAGATTCCTTACCGTTGAGCGATTCGTTCCTCGATGCTCTCTTCATTCCTTCTACTACAGCGCTCTCCAGGAGGCTTTCCGACCAAGATCCATCTcaagaagaaagtgaagaaaaagacaaggctgcAAAGAACCAAAATCCGTTGGCTGTCAATTCCACAGATAGCCAAGAGAGTCATGACGGGCCTGCTCTTCCGCACGATGCTGTCCACTGCCATCCCTACTCTCCCTTCAGAAACGGGAGAGGGATAGGACAAGTAAGACGCCACGTGTCCTATATTGAGGAGCTGGCCAAGACAGAGAATAGAGCAGCACCCAGAAGCGAAGGCCGTAGCCTCTCTGGGGACCAAAGTAGTGTCAAAGCCCCTGAGCTCAGCACAGTCTATTGCACCTTGCCAAGAAAACCAGCCAGCTTTCTCATacacagcagacagcaggaaCGTAAGATAGCAGGGGCTTCAATTAGGAACGGGCCACTTCCAttccaaatgaaaaataaagtgggTTTTCCAACTGGGGAGAGCACATCTGACAAACCCAGTTCTCCTAAGTCAGTGAGCGATGCTTCCAATTCCATCGTGGGGATGCCCGAAGCCACCAAGAAGATGACAGACAGGAAAGCCATTAGATCTGCTTCTGTTAGGAAAGGGCCGCTTCCTTTCCTCATCAAGAGGGCGGTATCATGTCCTTCGGGGGAGCCATGTACCCTGACTGACAGTGGTGAAAGAGCAAAATCACCGGTCCTGGACGTGGATGCCCCCGCTGCAATGCCCAGGCCTCGGGGGAGAGTCTTCAGTTCTCTCGAAGGCGACCCATCATCTCCAGAGAGTACCTTCTGTGAAAGACACAACCGAAAGGAACCTGATCAAGACAACCCTAGAAAGGATGATGAGGCACCTGCCCCTGGGATGAGCTCGCTCACCCTTTCAAACCAAACCCCCAAGCCGCTGTCTGCAGACGCCTCAGGAAAAGAGGGCGGGAAAGCATTGCATAAGTTTAAGACAACCAGCATGTTCTCTGTTTCTGGCGACGAAGAGAATGTGAACTGTCTCGAGGTGGTTTCAGTATATTATACTCTACCAAGGAAGCCCAGCAAAACGTTCTGCAGCCTCCTTCAGCAGTATGCGCAAGGTACAGATTCACTTCGAGATGCTTTTCAGGGGGAGACTAAAGCATTGCCTAGTGCTTTAGAAAGCGATGGGCCAAGTCATCCCGCACAAGTGCAGTCAGGAATACCTCCACTGCAGGACctaaggaagcaggctgaccCTGCCCCATGCTGTCtttctcacagcaatggaaagaagGCTGTCTCCCAATTACCACACAGGGAGGCTTCCGAATCTTCCTTAGAGGAAATGGCTTCTGTGGGGCCAGATGACTCTCTTCATAAAGGAGAACCTAAGACCAAAGAGATTTCCCCAGGTAGCTTAGCTAAAACAGCCACGGATGACTCACTgagcaggagaaagagagggggggcaTTACCAAGACAGATCGTACAGAGCCTATTACTGCCTCAGGAAAAAAGTGCTGGAGAAGACAACGCTAAAAATCTACAGCCTTCTAAAGGAGGAGACAGTGCGCTCCCTGGTCTCCCAGGCCACTCAGAAGGTAATGTTGAGAATTTCCAAACCAGAAGAAATTCTGGAGCAGGGGGCATAGCCACCAGATCAATAGGAAGTGGATGGTATCCTCAGAGAGATCACATGACTGTAGTCGTAAACGACAGTTCTAGTGGGTCACAGCCTAGAGAAGCCAGGGGGACAACTGGAGACTGTCAAAACCTGACTGATAAAAAGCTCCCAGACTCAGAAAGCCAAGTCTTTGCTCTAACCCCAGCATCGCATAAGCCGCAGCTTACCGAAGAGGCTCAGTCAGGGGGAACAGATCAGCAGTCGGAACCCAGATGGGCAggaagtcaggaaacaaacacagCAGAGGTGAGGAAGGttaaagatgaaacacaaaagtTGGCATGGGATCAAACTTTACTTCCTGGaggaaataaaaccaacacaGGTGtcctagaaacaaaagaaaacagatactCAGTTAAACACGGATTGGCAGCCATGTCTAAAGCAAGCAGAAAAATCCCAGCTAAGGAAATGAGTCCCAGAAGACACATAGCCACTATTTTCTCCCAAAGCGAAAGCCAGCCTGGCTTTAGGGGGTTATCTCTTTGTAGATCAGCGGACAGCCCACTGTCCCCTGAACCTATTGTAAAGTCCCCAGAGTCCACAGACGAAAGCAGGCTGATGAATGTGGACGCATCAGAGACCCCTCTCCAAGCTACCGCAGTGCCCTACCCAGAACCTCCTTGTCAGCACTACAGCCAGAGGCCTGCCAACATTTCACAACCACATCGGGATGAGTCAAACAGCGCCTTAGAAACACCATCAAAGAATGAAGATTCTAAAGGCCAGATTTCGGGGCAGTCGGGAGCCCCAGCTCAGCTCACGCttaccagccccagagaaagaagcGCTAACCCTCAGCAGAGGTTGAGTCCCCCTTTGCCCCTGGAATCTGCACAGAAATCTACAGTAAAGCGGTCCCATTGTCAGCTGCGCCACTGGAGTGCCCCATCTCCAGAGCCAGAACCTGAGCCTCACCTCTATAGGTCAAAGAGTTTAAAAAACGTCAATGTGCGTGGTGACCGGCTGTGCACAAGCCACCCTCCCAAGGCCAGGGGGCGCCACTTTTCTGAGAACACTTCCTTTGACAATGCTTTCAGCCAGCTGTCCCTTGAGGATGACTCCTCCCCCAGCAGGGCTTACAGCCGAAGATTCAAATCTTTTTCTGAACTTCCTACCTCTGATGAAGGCGAAAGTTGGGCTTTGTATAACAATAGGACTAGATCGGGTCCCAAGTCTACCTCCTCCATTTCCAGGCCTATCGACTATGGGATTTTTGGGAAAGAGCAGCAGCTGGCTTTCTTGGAGAATGTCAAGCGGTCACTCACGCAAGGAAGACTGTGGAAGCCAAGTTTTCTTAAGAACCCTGGCTTCCTCAAGGATGATGTACTCCATGCTTCCAAACTGTCGCAGTCCAAGCTGTTGGATTCTGGTGGTGGGTCACCCGAAGATGGCTTATTTCCAAGTGAACCACTTAATATCTATGAGGAGGACCCAGTGGACTCAGACTGGGACACAGACACAACCACCGATGATGAGTACTACCTGGATGAGAACGATAAAGAATCGGAACTGTGA
- the Exph5 gene encoding exophilin-5 isoform X2, protein MREESGIPPPWDSSLLETELFQVLDDLDSKLAQEQSAGSVNTRVPFNYGSRTQFKHSHLSRNEHCHSAGRHQNYHSETSNMSIYDILRPGTPREGFKTFSPRTKTIYDMYRTREPRVLKEDFMQKNTFGSTSLCFDSRQRSASPAAGRFTARSLHFPDATQNKNSFTPVRHQQSPKRTPLSSIIWNRSDSSRHRLNPEESRAPSPMDIEPADQYVALRCSQESRRHELYHSQSAYRSIPLKASMGNAMSPDTLENSENVPLYQQNNPLARSFFSSTFRQSGEQRFGQNSFWSQQEEYSFWSDIHQSRKPFLPDGDFEMISVEVNRAPSVSSHRVQSPPWKPHSPGYGTYVFRGQEDPHCWRSELQTSSLESMDTSHVHENQFPPQFFTLDGFSMTDPSCHIQSSGLDCQQGHCPVDVAVDEESHLFGKAQTLKSSFRTSFPLLPDDRRDSQSPSFQNSTVTLEKMVPNKPDPLPVRNCTEVAVSGSRSTESLALTETQPNIPATEMNTEKDMNESIPDGEQLNKMGQKNKASGLPQPHSQTTISNDLPDSQNAHSQDLTESDRFVFNESTRVGPITSPRVFSRKGTPQMHTSQRDKAKDLDKDRGFPRNRKLDSAASPTSIQEHGKSPSLPSPNQSCHQTTGSNEDSPGIIKNSHWCFEPTATQKAESPEQPAVLDLEQQRPSTHPTNGSKLAANHSISHEALDVSSGVPQDSLPLSDSFLDALFIPSTTALSRRLSDQDPSQEESEEKDKAAKNQNPLAVNSTDSQESHDGPALPHDAVHCHPYSPFRNGRGIGQVRRHVSYIEELAKTENRAAPRSEGRSLSGDQSSVKAPELSTVYCTLPRKPASFLIHSRQQERKIAGASIRNGPLPFQMKNKVGFPTGESTSDKPSSPKSVSDASNSIVGMPEATKKMTDRKAIRSASVRKGPLPFLIKRAVSCPSGEPCTLTDSGERAKSPVLDVDAPAAMPRPRGRVFSSLEGDPSSPESTFCERHNRKEPDQDNPRKDDEAPAPGMSSLTLSNQTPKPLSADASGKEGGKALHKFKTTSMFSVSGDEENVNCLEVVSVYYTLPRKPSKTFCSLLQQYAQGTDSLRDAFQGETKALPSALESDGPSHPAQVQSGIPPLQDLRKQADPAPCCLSHSNGKKAVSQLPHREASESSLEEMASVGPDDSLHKGEPKTKEISPGSLAKTATDDSLSRRKRGGALPRQIVQSLLLPQEKSAGEDNAKNLQPSKGGDSALPGLPGHSEGNVENFQTRRNSGAGGIATRSIGSGWYPQRDHMTVVVNDSSSGSQPREARGTTGDCQNLTDKKLPDSESQVFALTPASHKPQLTEEAQSGGTDQQSEPRWAGSQETNTAEVRKVKDETQKLAWDQTLLPGGNKTNTGVLETKENRYSVKHGLAAMSKASRKIPAKEMSPRRHIATIFSQSESQPGFRGLSLCRSADSPLSPEPIVKSPESTDESRLMNVDASETPLQATAVPYPEPPCQHYSQRPANISQPHRDESNSALETPSKNEDSKGQISGQSGAPAQLTLTSPRERSANPQQRLSPPLPLESAQKSTVKRSHCQLRHWSAPSPEPEPEPHLYRSKSLKNVNVRGDRLCTSHPPKARGRHFSENTSFDNAFSQLSLEDDSSPSRAYSRRFKSFSELPTSDEGESWALYNNRTRSGPKSTSSISRPIDYGIFGKEQQLAFLENVKRSLTQGRLWKPSFLKNPGFLKDDVLHASKLSQSKLLDSGGGSPEDGLFPSEPLNIYEEDPVDSDWDTDTTTDDEYYLDENDKESEL, encoded by the exons ATGAGGGAGGAGAGTGGCATACCTCCACCCTGGGATTCTTCCCTGCTGGAGACTGAGCTTTTTCAAG TTTTAGATGATTTGGATAGCAAGCTGGCCCAGGAACAATCTGCTGGCTCAGTGAATACCAGAGTACCATTCAACTACGGATCAAGAACCCAGTTCAAACATTCTCACTTGAGCAGGAACGAGCATTGTCACAGCGCAGGAAGGCACCAAAACTACCACAGTGAAACTTCCAATATGTCCATCTATGACATCCTGAGACCAGGAACTCCTAGAGAAGGTTTCAAAACCTTTTCTCCTAGGACAAAGACAATTTATGACATGTACAGGACCAGGGAGCCCCGAGTCTTAAAAGAGGACTTCATGCAAAAGAACACATTTGGTAGCACATCACTATGCTTCGACAGCCGGCAGCGGTCAGCTTCCCCCGCTGCAGGGCGTTTCACTGCCAGGAGTTTACACTTTCCAGACGCTACTCAAAACAAGAACAGTTTTACACCAGTAAGGCACCAGCAAAGCCCCAAAAGAACTCCTTTGTCATCCATCATATGGAATAGGTCAGATTCTTCCAGACACAGACTGAATCCGGAGGAGTCCAGGGCACCGTCGCCAATGGACATCGAGCCTGCTGACCAGTACGTGGCTCTGAGGTGTTCTCAGGAGAGTAGGAGGCACGAGTTGTACCATTCACAGAGCGCTTACCGAAGCATCCCTCTAAAAGCCTCCATGGGTAACGCAATGAGTCCTGACACATTGGAGAACTCAGAGAATGTGCCACTCTACCAGCAGAATAACCCACTCGCAAGGTCTTTCTTCAGCAGTACCTTCCGACAGAGTGGAGAACAGAGATTTGGACAGAATTCCTTTTGGAGCCAACAGGAGGAATATTCTTTCTGGTCTGACATACACCAGAGCAGGAAGCCGTTCCTTCCAGACGGGGACTTTGAAATGATTTCTGTTGAGGTAAACAGGGCACCATCTGTTTCCAGCCACCGTGTCCAATCTCCACCCTGGAAGCCACATTCTCCTGGCTATGGAACATATGTCTTCAGAGGTCAAGAGGATCCGCATTGCTGGAGATCTGAGCTTCAAACGTCTTCACTGGAGAGCATGGACACATCGCATGTCCATGAGAACCAATTTCCACCCCAGTTTTTCACACTGGATGGTTTTTCCATGACTGATCCAAGCTGCCATATCCAATCTTCCGGCCTGGACTGTCAGCAAGGCCACTGTCCTGTAGACGTAGCTGTGGATGAGGAGTCTCATTTGTTTGGCAAGGCTCAGACTCTAAAGTCCTCATTCAGAACTTCCTTCCCCCTGCTTCCTGATGACAGAAGGGATTCTCAGAGTCCCAGCTTCCAGAATTCCACagttactttggagaaaatgGTCCCTAATAAGCCAGACCCTCTTCCAGTAAGAAACTGTACAGAAGTCGCTGTGTCTGGTAGCCGTTCGACTGAATCGCTGGCTCTTACCGAAACCCAACCTAACATCCCAGCCACAGAAATGAACACTGAGAAAGACATGAATGAATCTATTCCAGACGGTGAACAGCTAAACAAGATGGGCCAGAAAAACAAGGCAAGTGGGTTACCCCAACCTCATTCACAGACAACAATCTCTAATGATTTACCTGATTCTCAAAATGCCCACTCCCAAGACTTAACCGAAAGCGACAGGTTTGTCTTTAATGAATCTACCAGAGTAGGTCCCATAACGTCGCCCAGGGTCTTTTCCAGAAAAGGCACTCCCCAAATGCACACGTCACAAAGAGATAAAGCCAAAGACTTGGACAAAGATCGAGGTTTTCCTAGAAACAGGAAACTTGACTCAGCGGCCTCCCCGACTTCCATCCAAGAACATGGAAAGTCGCCGTCTCTTCCCAGCCCAAATCAAAGCTGTcaccagacaacaggaagtaatgaAGACAGCCCAGGCATCATTAAAAATAGCCACTGGTGCTTTGAACCCACGGCTACCCAAAAGGCAGAGTCCCCAGAGCAGCCTGCTGTTCTAGATCTTGAGCAACAACGTCCTTCCACTCATCCTACCAATGGCAGCAAGCTGGCCGCCAACCACAGTATCTCACATGAAGCTTTGGATGTGTCCTCCGGTGTACCCCAAGATTCCTTACCGTTGAGCGATTCGTTCCTCGATGCTCTCTTCATTCCTTCTACTACAGCGCTCTCCAGGAGGCTTTCCGACCAAGATCCATCTcaagaagaaagtgaagaaaaagacaaggctgcAAAGAACCAAAATCCGTTGGCTGTCAATTCCACAGATAGCCAAGAGAGTCATGACGGGCCTGCTCTTCCGCACGATGCTGTCCACTGCCATCCCTACTCTCCCTTCAGAAACGGGAGAGGGATAGGACAAGTAAGACGCCACGTGTCCTATATTGAGGAGCTGGCCAAGACAGAGAATAGAGCAGCACCCAGAAGCGAAGGCCGTAGCCTCTCTGGGGACCAAAGTAGTGTCAAAGCCCCTGAGCTCAGCACAGTCTATTGCACCTTGCCAAGAAAACCAGCCAGCTTTCTCATacacagcagacagcaggaaCGTAAGATAGCAGGGGCTTCAATTAGGAACGGGCCACTTCCAttccaaatgaaaaataaagtgggTTTTCCAACTGGGGAGAGCACATCTGACAAACCCAGTTCTCCTAAGTCAGTGAGCGATGCTTCCAATTCCATCGTGGGGATGCCCGAAGCCACCAAGAAGATGACAGACAGGAAAGCCATTAGATCTGCTTCTGTTAGGAAAGGGCCGCTTCCTTTCCTCATCAAGAGGGCGGTATCATGTCCTTCGGGGGAGCCATGTACCCTGACTGACAGTGGTGAAAGAGCAAAATCACCGGTCCTGGACGTGGATGCCCCCGCTGCAATGCCCAGGCCTCGGGGGAGAGTCTTCAGTTCTCTCGAAGGCGACCCATCATCTCCAGAGAGTACCTTCTGTGAAAGACACAACCGAAAGGAACCTGATCAAGACAACCCTAGAAAGGATGATGAGGCACCTGCCCCTGGGATGAGCTCGCTCACCCTTTCAAACCAAACCCCCAAGCCGCTGTCTGCAGACGCCTCAGGAAAAGAGGGCGGGAAAGCATTGCATAAGTTTAAGACAACCAGCATGTTCTCTGTTTCTGGCGACGAAGAGAATGTGAACTGTCTCGAGGTGGTTTCAGTATATTATACTCTACCAAGGAAGCCCAGCAAAACGTTCTGCAGCCTCCTTCAGCAGTATGCGCAAGGTACAGATTCACTTCGAGATGCTTTTCAGGGGGAGACTAAAGCATTGCCTAGTGCTTTAGAAAGCGATGGGCCAAGTCATCCCGCACAAGTGCAGTCAGGAATACCTCCACTGCAGGACctaaggaagcaggctgaccCTGCCCCATGCTGTCtttctcacagcaatggaaagaagGCTGTCTCCCAATTACCACACAGGGAGGCTTCCGAATCTTCCTTAGAGGAAATGGCTTCTGTGGGGCCAGATGACTCTCTTCATAAAGGAGAACCTAAGACCAAAGAGATTTCCCCAGGTAGCTTAGCTAAAACAGCCACGGATGACTCACTgagcaggagaaagagagggggggcaTTACCAAGACAGATCGTACAGAGCCTATTACTGCCTCAGGAAAAAAGTGCTGGAGAAGACAACGCTAAAAATCTACAGCCTTCTAAAGGAGGAGACAGTGCGCTCCCTGGTCTCCCAGGCCACTCAGAAGGTAATGTTGAGAATTTCCAAACCAGAAGAAATTCTGGAGCAGGGGGCATAGCCACCAGATCAATAGGAAGTGGATGGTATCCTCAGAGAGATCACATGACTGTAGTCGTAAACGACAGTTCTAGTGGGTCACAGCCTAGAGAAGCCAGGGGGACAACTGGAGACTGTCAAAACCTGACTGATAAAAAGCTCCCAGACTCAGAAAGCCAAGTCTTTGCTCTAACCCCAGCATCGCATAAGCCGCAGCTTACCGAAGAGGCTCAGTCAGGGGGAACAGATCAGCAGTCGGAACCCAGATGGGCAggaagtcaggaaacaaacacagCAGAGGTGAGGAAGGttaaagatgaaacacaaaagtTGGCATGGGATCAAACTTTACTTCCTGGaggaaataaaaccaacacaGGTGtcctagaaacaaaagaaaacagatactCAGTTAAACACGGATTGGCAGCCATGTCTAAAGCAAGCAGAAAAATCCCAGCTAAGGAAATGAGTCCCAGAAGACACATAGCCACTATTTTCTCCCAAAGCGAAAGCCAGCCTGGCTTTAGGGGGTTATCTCTTTGTAGATCAGCGGACAGCCCACTGTCCCCTGAACCTATTGTAAAGTCCCCAGAGTCCACAGACGAAAGCAGGCTGATGAATGTGGACGCATCAGAGACCCCTCTCCAAGCTACCGCAGTGCCCTACCCAGAACCTCCTTGTCAGCACTACAGCCAGAGGCCTGCCAACATTTCACAACCACATCGGGATGAGTCAAACAGCGCCTTAGAAACACCATCAAAGAATGAAGATTCTAAAGGCCAGATTTCGGGGCAGTCGGGAGCCCCAGCTCAGCTCACGCttaccagccccagagaaagaagcGCTAACCCTCAGCAGAGGTTGAGTCCCCCTTTGCCCCTGGAATCTGCACAGAAATCTACAGTAAAGCGGTCCCATTGTCAGCTGCGCCACTGGAGTGCCCCATCTCCAGAGCCAGAACCTGAGCCTCACCTCTATAGGTCAAAGAGTTTAAAAAACGTCAATGTGCGTGGTGACCGGCTGTGCACAAGCCACCCTCCCAAGGCCAGGGGGCGCCACTTTTCTGAGAACACTTCCTTTGACAATGCTTTCAGCCAGCTGTCCCTTGAGGATGACTCCTCCCCCAGCAGGGCTTACAGCCGAAGATTCAAATCTTTTTCTGAACTTCCTACCTCTGATGAAGGCGAAAGTTGGGCTTTGTATAACAATAGGACTAGATCGGGTCCCAAGTCTACCTCCTCCATTTCCAGGCCTATCGACTATGGGATTTTTGGGAAAGAGCAGCAGCTGGCTTTCTTGGAGAATGTCAAGCGGTCACTCACGCAAGGAAGACTGTGGAAGCCAAGTTTTCTTAAGAACCCTGGCTTCCTCAAGGATGATGTACTCCATGCTTCCAAACTGTCGCAGTCCAAGCTGTTGGATTCTGGTGGTGGGTCACCCGAAGATGGCTTATTTCCAAGTGAACCACTTAATATCTATGAGGAGGACCCAGTGGACTCAGACTGGGACACAGACACAACCACCGATGATGAGTACTACCTGGATGAGAACGATAAAGAATCGGAACTGTGA